In Desulfovibrio oxyclinae DSM 11498, one genomic interval encodes:
- the bioA gene encoding adenosylmethionine--8-amino-7-oxononanoate transaminase: MANNDIIAMDKRHAWHPYASVTDPLPVYEAQSASDVRIRLADGTELIDGMASWWCAVHGYNHPDLNRAATEQLGAMSHVMFGGMTHSPAAGLCARLAELTPGDLNRVFLCDSGSVSVEVAMKMAMQYMAARGDPDRCRFLTVRRGYHGDTFHAMSVCDPVNGMHSLFSGSLPRQFFAPEPGIAYDGEWDDTDIAELAETLRANRDEICAVILEPVVQGAGGMRFYHPTYLRRLRELCDEQGVLLIFDEIATGFGRSGEFWGADHAGVAPDIMCVGKAITGGYMTLGATIATDHVAETICSADPGLFMHGPTFMGNPLACAVANAALDLLEQDPWRPRVKALEEQMRQEFAPCAELDHVTDVRVLGAIGVVELDRPVVMAEIQKQFVERGVWVRPFGRLVYVMPPYVMQPDDLSRLTAAIREVVERDDDIRQDAP, from the coding sequence ATGGCTAACAACGACATTATCGCGATGGACAAGCGGCACGCGTGGCATCCCTACGCATCGGTCACGGACCCGCTTCCGGTATATGAAGCGCAGTCCGCCTCGGACGTTCGGATTCGTCTTGCAGACGGAACGGAGCTCATCGACGGCATGGCCTCCTGGTGGTGCGCCGTGCACGGATACAATCATCCTGACCTGAATAGGGCCGCCACCGAGCAGCTCGGGGCCATGTCTCACGTCATGTTCGGCGGCATGACCCACTCCCCGGCGGCGGGCCTGTGCGCGCGTCTGGCGGAGCTGACACCGGGCGATCTGAACCGGGTCTTTCTCTGCGATTCCGGGTCGGTCTCCGTGGAGGTGGCCATGAAGATGGCCATGCAATACATGGCGGCACGCGGCGACCCCGACCGCTGCCGGTTCCTCACGGTGCGGCGCGGCTATCACGGCGACACCTTTCACGCCATGTCAGTCTGCGACCCGGTCAACGGGATGCACTCGCTGTTCTCCGGATCGCTGCCCAGGCAGTTCTTTGCTCCGGAACCGGGCATTGCTTATGACGGCGAATGGGACGACACCGACATCGCCGAGCTGGCAGAAACCCTGCGGGCCAACCGCGACGAAATCTGCGCCGTCATCCTTGAACCCGTTGTGCAGGGCGCGGGCGGCATGCGCTTTTACCATCCCACATATCTGCGTCGTCTGCGTGAGCTTTGCGACGAGCAGGGCGTGCTGCTGATTTTCGATGAGATTGCCACCGGCTTCGGGCGAAGCGGGGAATTCTGGGGCGCGGATCATGCCGGGGTGGCGCCGGACATAATGTGCGTCGGCAAGGCCATCACCGGTGGATACATGACCCTCGGCGCCACCATCGCCACCGACCATGTGGCCGAAACCATCTGCTCCGCTGATCCGGGCCTGTTCATGCACGGGCCGACGTTCATGGGCAACCCGCTGGCCTGCGCCGTGGCCAATGCCGCGCTGGACCTGCTGGAGCAGGATCCGTGGAGACCGCGCGTCAAGGCGTTGGAAGAGCAGATGCGCCAAGAGTTCGCCCCGTGCGCCGAGCTTGATCATGTGACGGACGTGCGTGTACTGGGGGCCATCGGCGTGGTCGAGCTCGATCGGCCCGTGGTCATGGCGGAAATCCAGAAACAGTTCGTTGAACGCGGCGTCTGGGTCCGGCCTTTCGGCAGGCTGGTCTATGTCATGCCGCCGTACGTCATGCAGCCCGATGACCTTTCCAGGCTGACCGCTGCCATCCGTGAGGTCGTGGAGCGCGACGACGATATCCGGCAGGATGCGCCGTGA
- a CDS encoding CBS domain-containing protein, which yields MMLRKRAWDIMRDEFPSVQEDASMAECVRVLRDAIRENPDNFVVVVKTKGGKLAGAVSIWKALRALKESVLRDENIRNVDNIDWDQAVRHACLTCTQMRIEEFIEPDVPTVKPNDAALVLHDVMARARKSWCIVTEGGKVMGVVFLSDLYREMTRDMLRVC from the coding sequence ATGATGCTCAGAAAGCGCGCCTGGGACATTATGCGCGACGAATTCCCCTCTGTTCAGGAAGACGCCAGCATGGCCGAATGCGTTCGCGTGCTGCGCGACGCCATCCGCGAGAACCCCGACAACTTCGTGGTCGTGGTCAAGACCAAGGGCGGCAAGCTTGCCGGCGCGGTCAGCATCTGGAAAGCGCTTCGCGCGCTCAAGGAATCCGTCCTGCGTGACGAGAACATTCGCAACGTGGACAACATCGACTGGGATCAGGCCGTCCGCCACGCCTGCCTCACCTGCACGCAGATGCGCATCGAGGAATTCATCGAGCCCGACGTCCCCACCGTCAAACCCAACGACGCCGCGCTGGTGCTGCACGACGTCATGGCCCGCGCCCGCAAGAGCTGGTGCATCGTCACCGAGGGCGGCAAGGTCATGGGCGTGGTCTTCCTTTCGGACCTGTACCGCGAAATGACCCGCGACATGCTTCGCGTCTGCTAG
- the bioD gene encoding dethiobiotin synthase, producing the protein MIYFVSGIDTGVGKTVATGLMLKYLLEQGQNASAIKLVQTGLADEQGDLPVYASMTGLRDFPPCPARFDYPAAPDLAASLEGQSVDPGALVEAVDHAAGEYETLLVEGAGGLAVPLTSEQTFLDLLERTHWPVILVASARLGGLNHTLLSLETLARRGLTLQGIVFNELPPVDSVMRSHALETMGRGLRRHGFAERIVTMPALASGGDGHPESVAVDFSPLFG; encoded by the coding sequence GTGATTTACTTCGTCAGCGGCATCGACACCGGGGTCGGCAAGACGGTCGCCACAGGCCTTATGCTCAAGTATCTGCTGGAGCAAGGGCAGAACGCGTCCGCTATCAAGCTCGTGCAGACGGGGCTGGCGGACGAACAGGGCGACCTGCCGGTGTATGCTTCCATGACCGGCTTGCGAGATTTCCCGCCATGCCCGGCCCGGTTTGATTATCCCGCGGCCCCCGATCTGGCTGCCTCGCTTGAGGGGCAGAGCGTCGATCCCGGCGCGCTGGTGGAAGCCGTGGACCATGCGGCTGGGGAATATGAAACGCTGCTCGTGGAAGGGGCTGGCGGTCTGGCCGTGCCCCTGACGTCAGAACAGACCTTTCTTGATCTTCTGGAGCGCACTCACTGGCCCGTCATCCTCGTGGCGAGCGCGCGGCTGGGCGGGCTCAACCATACGCTGTTGTCGCTTGAGACGCTGGCACGAAGGGGGCTCACGTTGCAGGGGATCGTGTTCAACGAATTGCCTCCGGTGGACTCGGTCATGCGCAGCCACGCCCTAGAAACCATGGGACGCGGGCTGCGTCGGCACGGCTTTGCCGAGCGCATTGTAACAATGCCCGCCCTCGCTTCTGGCGGGGACGGGCATCCTGAATCGGTTGCGGTGGATTTCTCGCCGCTATTTGGTTGA
- a CDS encoding DUF3108 domain-containing protein yields MIRMTLALAALLLLSTPCLAGVKIPFGPGERFTYDIYWTVVKAGSATLEVRHGREIEGKPTLNIHAKARTTPFIDSFYKVRDVIDSWTDPAMTRSYRHRKNQREGSYRKDSLVVFDWDAMKTRRYVRDELRDELKLDGPYFDPLAMLFNFRKHILYKTMRFSGPVTDGKVLVQGKAYVAGKNVLDTPMGEIDCFRVELDTADLSGVFKKSDDASLTVWFSADERRIPVRVKSSVVVGHFSLELTGYRPPDAHVAALP; encoded by the coding sequence ATGATCAGAATGACACTGGCCCTCGCGGCACTGCTATTATTATCAACCCCCTGCCTTGCCGGGGTGAAGATCCCGTTCGGCCCCGGCGAGCGGTTCACCTATGACATCTACTGGACCGTGGTGAAGGCGGGCAGCGCCACGCTTGAAGTGCGCCACGGGCGAGAAATCGAGGGGAAGCCGACCCTGAACATCCACGCCAAGGCGCGGACCACCCCGTTCATCGATTCCTTCTACAAGGTCCGCGACGTCATCGACTCGTGGACGGACCCGGCCATGACGCGCTCCTACCGCCACCGCAAGAATCAGCGGGAAGGGTCGTACAGGAAGGACTCCCTCGTGGTCTTCGACTGGGATGCCATGAAGACCCGCCGCTACGTCAGGGACGAGTTGCGCGACGAGTTGAAGCTGGATGGTCCGTATTTCGATCCGCTGGCGATGCTCTTCAATTTTCGCAAGCACATCCTTTACAAGACCATGCGCTTTTCGGGGCCGGTTACGGACGGCAAGGTGCTGGTGCAGGGCAAGGCCTACGTGGCGGGCAAAAACGTGCTGGACACGCCCATGGGCGAGATAGACTGCTTTCGGGTTGAGCTGGATACCGCCGACCTGAGCGGCGTGTTCAAAAAGAGCGACGACGCCAGTCTTACGGTCTGGTTTTCGGCGGATGAGCGGCGCATCCCGGTACGGGTGAAATCCAGCGTAGTCGTGGGACATTTCTCCTTGGAACTCACGGGATACCGACCGCCCGACGCCCATGTGGCGGCCTTGCCATAG
- a CDS encoding HD-GYP domain-containing protein — MAIKHEITDGLNEEYYQITPDILGSFHKYRPPLDIFVLDESVARVSPYYRKGGRLTAEQVEELPDLANEGVVFVSRDDHPVYVKHISYQLDLVLVDKNLKETEIADIFVQALTRRTEELFEQPVPAVFDKFWRDLMVLTEYLSQDIHRSRALVRRLHREHSQPNHAVNCGFTGLALYGKLQVQDFEARRIVRKNFDRLAAGLFLHDIGMSKVPAFILSKEKPLTGDERSKINQHPNLGFQMLTKLDLKYPEVEACVAEHHERVNGSGYPQKKKGDAISFHGRLCGLVDSFCAMVTKRPYGEGKEFVAAASELRNNPGYDETMAGALQMLLMNDMKMKP; from the coding sequence ATGGCCATCAAGCACGAAATCACCGACGGACTCAACGAAGAGTACTACCAGATCACGCCGGACATCCTCGGAAGCTTTCACAAGTACCGTCCGCCGCTCGACATTTTCGTCCTGGACGAGAGTGTGGCCCGCGTGAGCCCCTATTACCGTAAAGGGGGACGCCTCACCGCCGAGCAGGTCGAGGAGCTTCCCGACCTCGCCAACGAAGGAGTCGTCTTCGTCTCGCGCGACGACCACCCGGTCTACGTCAAACACATCAGCTACCAGCTGGATCTGGTGCTTGTGGACAAGAACCTCAAGGAAACCGAGATCGCGGACATTTTCGTGCAGGCCCTTACACGTCGCACCGAGGAACTCTTCGAACAGCCCGTTCCGGCCGTGTTCGACAAATTCTGGCGCGACCTCATGGTGCTCACGGAGTACCTCTCGCAGGACATCCACCGTTCACGGGCGCTGGTGCGCAGGCTGCATCGCGAGCATTCGCAGCCCAACCATGCGGTGAACTGCGGCTTCACCGGCCTTGCCCTGTACGGAAAACTTCAGGTGCAGGACTTCGAGGCCCGGCGCATCGTGCGCAAGAACTTCGACAGGCTGGCCGCCGGACTGTTTCTGCACGACATAGGCATGAGCAAGGTCCCGGCCTTCATCCTTTCCAAGGAAAAGCCGCTCACCGGCGACGAGCGCTCCAAGATCAACCAGCATCCGAACCTCGGGTTCCAGATGCTCACCAAGCTTGATCTGAAGTATCCTGAAGTGGAAGCCTGTGTTGCGGAGCATCACGAGCGGGTCAATGGCTCGGGGTATCCGCAGAAAAAGAAGGGCGACGCCATCAGCTTTCACGGCAGACTCTGCGGGCTGGTGGATTCCTTTTGCGCCATGGTCACCAAGCGTCCCTACGGGGAAGGCAAGGAGTTCGTGGCAGCCGCTTCGGAGTTGCGCAACAACCCGGGCTATGATGAAACAATGGCCGGTGCGCTTCAGATGCTGCTCATGAACGACATGAAGATGAAGCCCTGA
- the pyk gene encoding pyruvate kinase, whose product MDRHIKIIATLGPGTQSEEAVRELVQSGARIFRLNFSHGDKEFFTKLVNIIRGLEEETGYTLTILQDLSGPKVRTCDAGQGTLEISKGTEVLLGTPEMAEGVDEPFICLDMPELLPVIQEGDPVALSDGMLRFYALRREGEHLVRLKAINSGIAPPRKGITFPGKTTPLAALTEKDKRDLTVGMELGVDCVAMSYVQKPEDICQLRAEMLQYGRRVPIIAKLERTAAVNDLERILDEADGVMVARGDLGLEMELSELPATQKRIIKACNKRGKPVIVATQMLLSMVNAPMATRAETTDVANAILDGADCIMLSEETAIGQYPGEAVRFMRKIAYEIEEFYFEQRSTDAMQPGDEEHPATFLAFAAAMLAAKTKARAIVSHSTSGATSRILSACRPRQSIYALSRDSIVRHFTNLSWGVIPYAPPEDVEGHQQRAEEFVRQFKGFESDDTLVITAGQPDKKQNRTQTNVVKLFEK is encoded by the coding sequence ATGGACAGACACATCAAGATCATCGCCACCCTCGGACCCGGGACGCAGTCAGAAGAGGCAGTGCGCGAACTGGTTCAATCCGGGGCGCGTATCTTCCGCCTGAACTTTTCCCACGGCGACAAGGAATTTTTCACCAAGCTCGTGAACATCATCAGGGGGCTGGAGGAGGAGACCGGCTACACGCTGACCATCCTGCAGGACCTGTCCGGGCCCAAGGTGCGCACCTGCGACGCCGGGCAAGGCACTCTGGAGATTTCCAAGGGCACGGAGGTGCTGCTTGGAACACCTGAAATGGCGGAAGGGGTGGATGAACCGTTCATCTGTCTGGACATGCCCGAGCTGCTGCCCGTCATTCAGGAGGGGGACCCGGTGGCGCTCTCCGACGGTATGCTGCGCTTCTACGCCCTGCGGCGCGAAGGCGAGCATCTGGTGCGCCTCAAGGCCATCAACTCCGGCATTGCTCCACCCAGAAAGGGCATCACCTTTCCCGGCAAGACCACACCGCTGGCCGCGCTCACCGAAAAGGACAAGCGCGACCTGACCGTGGGCATGGAGCTGGGCGTGGACTGCGTGGCCATGAGCTATGTACAGAAGCCCGAAGACATCTGCCAACTCAGGGCCGAGATGCTCCAGTACGGCAGGCGCGTGCCCATCATCGCCAAGCTGGAGCGCACCGCGGCGGTCAACGACCTTGAACGTATCCTCGACGAGGCCGACGGCGTCATGGTGGCGCGCGGCGACCTGGGTCTGGAGATGGAGTTGTCCGAGCTGCCCGCCACCCAGAAGCGGATCATCAAGGCCTGCAACAAGCGGGGCAAACCGGTCATCGTGGCCACACAGATGCTGCTTTCCATGGTCAACGCGCCCATGGCCACCCGCGCCGAAACCACGGACGTGGCAAACGCCATTCTCGATGGTGCGGACTGCATCATGCTCTCCGAGGAAACGGCCATCGGCCAGTATCCCGGCGAGGCGGTCCGGTTCATGCGCAAGATCGCCTACGAGATCGAGGAATTCTACTTCGAGCAGCGCTCCACCGATGCCATGCAGCCCGGGGACGAGGAGCATCCCGCCACGTTCCTTGCCTTTGCAGCGGCCATGCTTGCAGCCAAGACCAAGGCCCGGGCCATCGTCAGCCACTCCACTTCGGGCGCCACCTCACGGATCCTCTCGGCCTGCCGTCCGCGCCAGTCCATCTACGCACTCAGTCGCGACTCCATCGTGCGCCACTTCACCAACCTTTCCTGGGGCGTCATCCCCTACGCACCGCCCGAGGATGTGGAAGGTCACCAGCAGCGCGCAGAAGAATTCGTCCGCCAGTTCAAGGGATTCGAGAGTGACGACACTCTCGTGATCACCGCGGGTCAGCCCGACAAGAAGCAGAATCGCACCCAGACCAACGTCGTCAAGCTGTTCGAGAAGTAA
- a CDS encoding division/cell wall cluster transcriptional repressor MraZ has product MRFRGHVHRSLDEKGRLILPSAFRDKLLGDTPDGRLVLTIWEKHVIGITPEQWEKLEQELEKIKAPSRQMQNVIRIFFSGYEEVAVAKNGRIAIPAHLRKSGKLDKDVVVMGAGRRFEIWPAESFESLLDEDYDVSEEFADNSVALPF; this is encoded by the coding sequence ATGCGATTCAGAGGTCACGTACATAGAAGCCTGGACGAAAAGGGACGGCTCATCCTTCCGTCCGCTTTCCGGGACAAGCTACTGGGGGACACCCCGGACGGCCGTCTTGTGCTGACCATCTGGGAGAAACACGTCATCGGCATAACCCCCGAGCAGTGGGAGAAGCTGGAGCAGGAACTTGAGAAGATCAAGGCTCCCAGCCGTCAGATGCAAAACGTCATCAGGATATTCTTTTCCGGCTACGAGGAGGTGGCTGTGGCCAAGAACGGTCGCATAGCCATCCCCGCGCATCTTCGCAAGAGCGGAAAGCTGGACAAGGACGTGGTGGTGATGGGCGCGGGCAGGCGTTTCGAGATCTGGCCGGCCGAAAGCTTCGAGTCACTGCTCGACGAAGACTACGACGTGTCGGAAGAGTTCGCCGACAACAGCGTCGCCCTGCCCTTCTGA